A single region of the Gammaproteobacteria bacterium genome encodes:
- a CDS encoding DUF350 domain-containing protein encodes MSDSLDPIVLNFLYAVMGGALTLGFMWAGCKLFSHVVSFQIGDQLAKGNVAVGLMVMGIFIGIGTALGLVIGLGLN; translated from the coding sequence ATGAGCGATTCTCTCGACCCCATTGTGCTGAATTTTCTGTATGCGGTGATGGGCGGTGCCCTGACGCTGGGATTCATGTGGGCGGGATGCAAGCTGTTCAGTCACGTCGTGTCCTTCCAGATCGGCGATCAGCTCGCCAAGGGCAACGTGGCTGTCGGGCTGATGGTCATGGGGATCTTCATCGGCATCGGCACCGCGCTCGGACTGGTGATCGGACTGGGGCTGAACTGA